From a single Drosophila sulfurigaster albostrigata strain 15112-1811.04 chromosome 3, ASM2355843v2, whole genome shotgun sequence genomic region:
- the LOC133841537 gene encoding G-protein coupled receptor Mth2 isoform X6, whose translation MIFVLIEIVAENQVKEHKMQKPVHHRSGPLYCGVTLVAVVFLVLFRLLPGSPFGVHALGDEGNFHERNGIHTKCSFFDTVNVTGYPSYPNGSYNYEGVLIPSHYVGTYDYIYKDLVDRVDVDPHMRGCICKLKPCINICCPWGYIFNNSECSKDTSNRIWPEATINVTMRNQSVHNVNIYKQFVVQSFRPCTEMFSLLPEANYYDTYQLHENGTLLREDDMLFIYKNEFCLVPTYVNESDTYYTLNPANCDMSNEKTTVKIINGFAMLFSIPFMLLTIAVYLLIPELRNQHGKSLVCYLLDLSIGYMTLSCLLLVRDIEPSGTPCKMIGYTAYFFFMSSFFWLNVISFDLWHNFRGTRGVNRFHEKKRFLLYSLYSWGLALVFLIFTFSVQEYSNWPLEVKPGIGGGQFCWLDMTNWSAMIYFFGPIIIIIGANTTMFVMTAFKIHGVQREMARIIAREDSTKNLRTEKDKFGLFLRLFLIMGVTWSSEIISYFVGADKQFSKIFYVSDLCNAMQGFLIFMLFVLKKKVKHLISNRCSSGREGSNQRQSQYSTKTTSSSVANLSLQEKSSSEKPLVEQQQQQQQRTTNIR comes from the exons atgatatttgttttgatCGAAATCGTTGCTGAGAATCAAGTTAA AGAGCACAAAATGCAGAAGCCTGTTCACCACAGAAGTGGTCCACTCTACTGTGGCGTCACCTTAGTTGCCGTCGTCTTCCTCGTGCTCTTCCGCCTCCTCCCCGGCAGTCCCTTTGGTGTCCATGCTCTAGGAGATGAGGGCAACTTTCATGAGCGAAATGGCATCCACACAAAGTGCAGTTTCTTCGACACGGTGAATGTGACGGGATATCCTTCGTATCCCAATGGCAGCTACAATTATGAAGGCGTCTTGATACCCAGTCATTATGTGGGCACATATGATTACATCTACAAGGATCTCGTGGATCGCGTTGATGTTGATCCGCACATGCGTGGTTGCATCTGCAAGCTGAAGCCCTGCATCAACATCTGTTGTCCTTGGGGATACATCTTCAACAACAGCGAGTGCTCCAAGGATACGAGCAACAGAATCTGGCCAGAGGCAACGATAAATGTAACGATGCGCAATCAAAGCGTTCACAATGTAAATATCTACAAACAGTTTGTGGTGCAGAGCTTTAGACCATGCACCGAAATGTTCTCGCTGCTACCAGAGGCCAATTACTATGACACCTATCAGCTGCATGAGAATGGAACTTTGTTGCGCGAGGATGACATGTTGTTCATCTACAAGAATGAGTTCTGTTTGGTGCCCACTTATGTGAATGAATCGGACACTTATTACACTCTCAATCCCGCCAACTGCGACATGTCCAACGAGAAGACTACGGTGAAGATCATCAATGGATTCG CCATGCTCTTCTCCATTCCCTTCATGCTGCTGACCATCGCGGTGTATTTGTTAATTCCGGAGCTGCGCAATCAGCATGGAAAATCGTTGGTCTGTTATCTGCTTGATCTAAGCATAGGTTATATGACGCTATCATGTTTGCTGCTTGTGCGCGACATTGAACCCTCTGGAACCCCTTGCAAGATGATCGGCTATACCGCGTACTTCTTCTTCATGTCCTCATTCTTCTGGCTGAACGTGATCAGCTTCGATCTGTGGCACAATTTCCGTGGCACACGTGGCGTCAATCGATTCCACGAGAAGAAGCGTTTTCTGCTCTATTCGCTGTACTCTTGGGGTTTGGCTTTGGTCTTCCTCATCTTTACGTTCTCGGTGCAGGAATATTCGAATTGGCCCCTTGAAGTCAAGCCGGGCATTGGCGGTGGTCAGTTCTGTTGGCTGGATATGACGAATTGGTCGGCGATGATCTATTTCTTTGGAcccataatcatcatcattggaGCGAACACGACGATGTTTGTGATGACCGCCTTTAAAATACATGGCGTACAGCGAGAGATGGCACGAATAATTGCCCGGGAGGACAGCACAAAGAATCTGCGCACCGAAAAGGACAA ATTCGGACTGTTTCTGCGACTGTTTCTCATCATGGGCGTCACTTGGTCGTCGGAGATCATCTCGTATTTCGTGGGCGCCGACAAACAGTTTTCGAAGATCTTTTACGTCTCGGATCTGTGCAATGCGATGCAGGGTTTCCTCATCTTTATGCTCTTCGTGCTGAAGAAGAAGGTCAAGCATCTGATATCGAACAG ATGCTCGAGTGGACGCGAGGGCAGCAATCAACGTCAAAGCCAGTACTCCACAAAGACCACATCCAGCAGTGTGGCCAATCTCTCGCTGCAGGAGAAATCCTCATCGGAAAAGCCTCTcgtcgaacaacaacaacagcaacaacagcgcacTACCAACATCCGTTga
- the LOC133841537 gene encoding G-protein coupled receptor Mth2 isoform X7 translates to MQKPVHHRSGPLYCGVTLVAVVFLVLFRLLPGSPFGVHALGDEGNFHERNGIHTKCSFFDTVNVTGYPSYPNGSYNYEGVLIPSHYVGTYDYIYKDLVDRVDVDPHMRGCICKLKPCINICCPWGYIFNNSECSKDTSNRIWPEATINVTMRNQSVHNVNIYKQFVVQSFRPCTEMFSLLPEANYYDTYQLHENGTLLREDDMLFIYKNEFCLVPTYVNESDTYYTLNPANCDMSNEKTTVKIINGFAMLFSIPFMLLTIAVYLLIPELRNQHGKSLVCYLLDLSIGYMTLSCLLLVRDIEPSGTPCKMIGYTAYFFFMSSFFWLNVISFDLWHNFRGTRGVNRFHEKKRFLLYSLYSWGLALVFLIFTFSVQEYSNWPLEVKPGIGGGQFCWLDMTNWSAMIYFFGPIIIIIGANTTMFVMTAFKIHGVQREMARIIAREDSTKNLRTEKDNNPIRFGLFLRLFLIMGVTWSSEIISYFVGADKQFSKIFYVSDLCNAMQGFLIFMLFVLKKKVKHLISNRLLKQKSPGSSQSTSTNSTSTEISANTQQDKFKMKTSQQTNGNAKRPPTAVAKTSSK, encoded by the exons ATGCAGAAGCCTGTTCACCACAGAAGTGGTCCACTCTACTGTGGCGTCACCTTAGTTGCCGTCGTCTTCCTCGTGCTCTTCCGCCTCCTCCCCGGCAGTCCCTTTGGTGTCCATGCTCTAGGAGATGAGGGCAACTTTCATGAGCGAAATGGCATCCACACAAAGTGCAGTTTCTTCGACACGGTGAATGTGACGGGATATCCTTCGTATCCCAATGGCAGCTACAATTATGAAGGCGTCTTGATACCCAGTCATTATGTGGGCACATATGATTACATCTACAAGGATCTCGTGGATCGCGTTGATGTTGATCCGCACATGCGTGGTTGCATCTGCAAGCTGAAGCCCTGCATCAACATCTGTTGTCCTTGGGGATACATCTTCAACAACAGCGAGTGCTCCAAGGATACGAGCAACAGAATCTGGCCAGAGGCAACGATAAATGTAACGATGCGCAATCAAAGCGTTCACAATGTAAATATCTACAAACAGTTTGTGGTGCAGAGCTTTAGACCATGCACCGAAATGTTCTCGCTGCTACCAGAGGCCAATTACTATGACACCTATCAGCTGCATGAGAATGGAACTTTGTTGCGCGAGGATGACATGTTGTTCATCTACAAGAATGAGTTCTGTTTGGTGCCCACTTATGTGAATGAATCGGACACTTATTACACTCTCAATCCCGCCAACTGCGACATGTCCAACGAGAAGACTACGGTGAAGATCATCAATGGATTCG CCATGCTCTTCTCCATTCCCTTCATGCTGCTGACCATCGCGGTGTATTTGTTAATTCCGGAGCTGCGCAATCAGCATGGAAAATCGTTGGTCTGTTATCTGCTTGATCTAAGCATAGGTTATATGACGCTATCATGTTTGCTGCTTGTGCGCGACATTGAACCCTCTGGAACCCCTTGCAAGATGATCGGCTATACCGCGTACTTCTTCTTCATGTCCTCATTCTTCTGGCTGAACGTGATCAGCTTCGATCTGTGGCACAATTTCCGTGGCACACGTGGCGTCAATCGATTCCACGAGAAGAAGCGTTTTCTGCTCTATTCGCTGTACTCTTGGGGTTTGGCTTTGGTCTTCCTCATCTTTACGTTCTCGGTGCAGGAATATTCGAATTGGCCCCTTGAAGTCAAGCCGGGCATTGGCGGTGGTCAGTTCTGTTGGCTGGATATGACGAATTGGTCGGCGATGATCTATTTCTTTGGAcccataatcatcatcattggaGCGAACACGACGATGTTTGTGATGACCGCCTTTAAAATACATGGCGTACAGCGAGAGATGGCACGAATAATTGCCCGGGAGGACAGCACAAAGAATCTGCGCACCGAAAAGGACAA CAATCCCATCAGATTCGGACTGTTTCTGCGACTGTTTCTCATCATGGGCGTCACTTGGTCGTCGGAGATCATCTCGTATTTCGTGGGCGCCGACAAACAGTTTTCGAAGATCTTTTACGTCTCGGATCTGTGCAATGCGATGCAGGGTTTCCTCATCTTTATGCTCTTCGTGCTGAAGAAGAAGGTCAAGCATCTGATATCGAACAG ACTCTTGAAGCAAAAGTCACCCGGGTCGAGTCAATCGACCTCAACGAACTCCACATCGACGGAGATATCTGCGAATACGCAACAGGATAAGTTTAAGATGAAGACCTCCCAGCAAACCAACGGTAATGCCAAGAGGCCGCCAACAGCTGTGGCCAAGACCAGCTCAAAATAA